The following nucleotide sequence is from Arvicola amphibius chromosome 1, mArvAmp1.2, whole genome shotgun sequence.
GTCAAGTCCTACCCCAGCTTGGGATGGAGCTCGGGCTCCACGACCACGGTTTCAACAGCATATACTGTGCAAGGCAGTTGTTTCAGAGGAGCAGGGAACCCCTTCGGCCTTATTGAGGTCTTCTGGATTCAGAGCACATTTCTTTCTATCTTGCTTCTTGGACAGAGTGGTGAACAGTAACCTCACGGCAGCTTGAGGCTCTCCACCTTGAAGTTTCCTATTAAATACATTAGTTCAGCAGCTTAAAATTCTCAGgacccgccgggcggtggtggcgcacgcctttaatcccagcactcgggaggcagaggcaggcggatctctgtgagttcgaggccagcctggtctacaagagctagttccagaacaggctcttaaaaaaaaaaaaaaaaaaaaaaaaaagctgcagagaaaccctgtctcgaaaaaccaaaaagaaaaaaaaaattctcaggacCCCAGCAGTGTACTCCAGATTCTTGCCAGAATGTAACCTGAATAACCTCTAaccttggggtttttttgtttgtttgtggttttgttttttgtttttagttttttaagacatggtGTTTGTGTAacagttatcctggaactcactttgtagaccccatgctggcctcaaacacacaaagactcacctgctctgccttccaaatgctgggatttaaaggtgttcacaccactgcctggcttctaacctagttctttttgttgttgttgtttgaaatagggtttctcttgtagcccttgctggcctggaactcagagatccacctgcctctgcctcctgagtgctaaagatgtgcaccaccactgcccaactaacCTAGTTCTTACCAGAGCCTATTTCATGTCTGAAACTTTCTGAGCACAATCTTCACCATGTGTATTTCTTTCACCATCTGGTTTCCCCAACCTTACCAGAGTGGTCCATTAAACCCTAAGTTCTAGACTCTGCTACATTCCTCCTGCAGACCAGTTTCAAAGGCCTAAGAACTGCGTGGTCAGGTTTATCTCTGCAAAGGCCCCATGTCTGATACTATATTCTCTCAGTGTTCTCTAGGGCACAGAACCCATAGAAAGGTGATTTATTGGATTAGCCCACACAGTACAGGCTAGGTAGTCTAGCAGTTGCTGTCTGCACACTGCAAAGACCAAACCCTGTACTGCTTGGTCCATGAGCCTGGATGCTTCAGCAGTCCCAGTATGGTGCTGAAGGCCAGGGGAGCTGGGCTCTACCCTCAGCAACAGGGTAGTCAGACTCACAGGAGGAACAAACATGGCAGGTGAGGAGCTGCTTAACTCGGACTTCTTTGTATTTGGGCCACAGCCACTGGAAGTGTTACCCACTTCTGGGGAGGATCTTCCTCCCCTTCGTTGATTCTGTAGGAAATACTCTCACAGACGGACCCAGAGGCATGTCTCATAGTTGATCTCAGGCCCAGTCAAGTTAGAAACTAAAATTAACTGTCACAGTTCATTGTGGGCAAGCTCAcaatcttagtcagggtttctgttgctgtggagagacactacAACCatggaaactttttttaaaatttatttttattttatttgcattgctggcatgtatgtgtgagggtgtcagatcttggagttacagacagatgtgagctgccatatgggtgctgggaattgaacccaggttctatggaagaacagtcagtgctcttaacacagctgagtcatctctccagcccccaaccacagcaactcttacagagaaaacatttaattgtggtggcttgcttacagttcagaggttcagtctgttttcAACATGGCAGGGAACacagcagcatgcagacagatacGGTGCTGGCTATGTCTTCATTagaaggcaataggaagtggacTGAGTAGCTCACTGAGCAAAgtttgaacatatatgagacctcagagcccgcccccacagtgacacacttcctccaacaaggccacacttactctaacaaagccacgcCTCACAagagtgccacttcctttgggggccattttctttcaaaccaccatactcaCTGGGATAAGCACACATGTAGTGCGAGGGCTTCCTTCGGCCAGCTTGTCCTGAGACCTCCCTGAGGACTGCACATACCCTGCTCCTTCCTGCTCAGTTCTGCCTTGCTTGCTGGGTCCTACCTGATCTGACAGATCCCAGGGTGTAATGTCTTACACAGCACAAGCTTACCCTGTCAGAGGGCTCCCCCTGTCAGAAAGCATGCCCTATCAGAGCTCTCTCAGAGTTCAGTACAAGCCTTGTGACGCTGAAGCCTTTCTAGATGCTCCAAAGGTTCTATTTTCCCGATCTTTCCAGCTtctagaacagtgattctcaacttcctaaaatgttgtgaccctttaatacatctcctcatgttgtggtgaccccccaccacaaaattatcattttttagctacttcataactaattttgctactgttatgaattgtaatgtatatATCCGATATGCAAAGTGTATAGGATcacgacccacaggctgagaaccactgttgtagaGGTTTCTTGGACCATGGTGAGACCATGCGGTGGGAGGGCAGGACGTGACACAGGTCTAGTGGGCATAGTCCTGGACATAGCTGCTGCGACCCACCTGCATAGCTGGGCCCCATATCTTCAGGTTTCTAGAACTTACAAAAGAGAGCTTCAGCCAGGACAAAGCCTTTAGTGCGCTGTGTCCACCCCACAGCACGGGCCATCTTCCTGTTTCAGGGTCTGCTAATTAGTGACCTTCATTATTTTGCCTTGCACTGTTGCAGTCCCAGTCCCAGGAGAGAAAGCGACATCTTCAGGTGCCATTGCCTACGCCTGGCCCCTCTTGTATCACCAGTCGCCTGCTCCCTGTTAGTCTCTCTCAAGACTGCCTCTCTGAGCGCCTCCGTCACTGCCTGTCCTGGTGGTGGGGTGACTTCCTCGGGCTTGGAGAAGCAGAGTGCAGTCTTAACTACACAGCCTCTTCCTCTGCTATCCAGGGACTCGGGATTCTGAGGCCTCAGCCAGGTACAGGCTGAGGCTCAGctgactctggcttctgctgcGTCCCCTGAGACACATGACGTTATCCCTCTGGTTTAGTTGAGAACATGATTGACATCTCCAAAAGCAACTGTTATTTCCTTGGCCATCTGTGAGTCCTGTGTGACTCCATCCCAGCCTCTGACAGGACGTGTGTTTGACAAAAATCCTCAGGAGAGATGTGGGTTCGAGTCTAGGAAGCTCCATGATGAAGTTCCCAAGGCTGGGGCAGCTACTGTTGCCTATAGATGTGGCATTGGGGTTACCTGCAGCGAGTGCTCGCATTAGGGCCAGCTGGGTACTTGGGACTGAAGCTCCTACCCAGTACTCGAAAGTCCCCTGTGTCTTGTGTCTTTTGCACAGATGACTCTTCCACGAAAGTGGACATGAAGGACACTTACGACGCTGAAGCCAGCACCTTGTGAGTACATGTACCGAGCTCTGGGTCTGGCTCATCCATTTCATGGTCTTGTGTGTCTAGTCTCTGTCTCGGCAGCCCTACGGGTTCTCTTCAGCTCCTCTGAGTCCAGCGCCCCAGATGCCCACCTCTAGAGCCCTGCCAGTCCTTTCTTCTCCGTATCTTCTGTGGCCTCCGGAAGGGCCGCTGGGAAAGGCTCAGAGTGTGGTGACCTGAAGCCTGTTAGCTCAACCTTCATCCTCCCAGCCGTCCTGCCCCTCTTTGCTGACcctcccaggaccaccagctgagCAGGCCAAGCCTCCTGTCCTGGCCCTTCTACTGAACTCCCTCCTTTGCCTAGAACCCATCAGCTCCATTGTAAGGTTGATCCCAGGAGTCAGCTACGCCCAGGCAGTTCTTCCTTAGTCTCTGTTCTTTGCTTCTATGGTCATGTTTGTAAGCAGGTTGACAGGCCTCGGCCCTAACTGGGCACATGAggttgtgtagtgaggagctgagtgGTCAGGGGCCACTCACCGTTTGCCTTTGCAGCTGCTTCTCTGACTCCGGAGATGTGGGAGGCCTGCCGCCCTTGCCCTTCTGCATGCAGGCCTCGCCCCACAGCAAGACTGTCAGCGAGAGTGAACTGAGCACGAGCGCCACGGAGCTGCTGCAGGACTACATGCTCACGGTGGGCAGCGGTTCTGTCACTTGCCGGCTTTTGCTGCTGTCGGTCTGTGGGGGCGGGGGTCTGTGGGAGCGGGAAGAGTCTGTGGGGGGGGTTTCTGTGGGAGCGGGAGTCTATCAGCCCGAGTTGGTGCTGGGCTGTTTGGCCTGGACCATGCTGGTGCAGATTAAGAACAGCAGCTTCATCAGTGCCTAGGCCTGATGCCTCCTTTTATTTTAGATTTGAAAAGTCAGCCTTCTAGATCTGTTTACCCCCAGGTCACGTTTACATCCTTGCTACTCCATGCAGAGCTAGCTAGTTTCCTTCCCTTCAGCCCTACTGAGGACCTATCTGTGCTGGGACAGCAGATCTGTGTTCCTCCTGGTTCTCTGGGTAGTTTGTATGCTGGGCCTGATGACAGGGACATATGGTGGGCATTCTGACCCCATAGCAGGTACACATGAAGCCAGACATGACCAGGGGCTGATACCCAAGTATTGAACCTTGGCCACTGGGGGGTGTGGCAAGGGTGGGCTCCAGTTgttacacagcacacacactcacacacttaccGGTGCCAGCCCTCACTGCTCTGCACTCTTCCCTCATATAcgtacgcgcgcgcacacacacactcacacacactcacacacacttaccaGTGCCAGCCCTCACTGCTCTGCACTCTTCCCTCACAGTTACGTACTAAGCTGTCATCGCAGGAGATCCAACAGTTTGCAGCATTGCTCCATGAATACCGCAATGGGGCCTCCATCCATGAGTTCTGCATCAGCCTGCGGCAGCTCTATGGGGATAGCCGCAAGTTCCTGCTGCTTGGTGAGTGTGGCTCGGGAGGGTCCCTGGTCCCCTCTGGGAATGTGCTCCATCAGACATGTCTGTCACCAAAGCTTGTCTGAGGCCTCAGGATTGGCATAGCTGTGTTCTCACTCTGCTTAGCCCCTTGAGCTGAGCTGGATTGACCGTGCCAGGAAGCGTGAAAGGGTCCTGAGACGGGGTCTCAACAAACCCTCCAAGTCAGGAGTGGTTGCTGAAGAGTCAGGGGACTCTTGAAGGGGGTTTTGAGGAGCATGTAGGAATTTGGTGAGTGTGAAAGCAAAGACACCATCTAGATAGAAGGATGAGCCGTTGTCAAGACCCCTGCAGAACCCACCTCATTCTGAGCCCAGCACTGGCAGGATCACTGACGCATCGGCCCCACACCGGGAAGGGACCTTGGTGTCTGTGGTTTCCCATTCTGCCAGCACTCAGAACACAGTGAGCTGGCAATAGCTCACTGAGATCTGTGAGGGTCTTATCTGTGCTCTCAGTGAACCAAGGGAGGTCAGCTGACCTGGCTCCTATTGGCCTAGTGAGCGTCAGCTGCCTGCCTGGGGCTCTCCACTGTTGGGAGGTGAAGGACTGGAGACTAGTCTGAGCTCCTCACTCCCAGCTCAGATATCCAGCAAGGCTCAGGTTCCAGGTCCCTGGCACCCAGCCCAGAATGTACCTTCACAAGCCTGAAGCCAGCTCTTTCCCAGTTTGTTCTCAGCTGCATCTTTGCCAGCTGTGGGTATAGAGGTAGGCGTGAAGGGCCCAGCCATCATCTGAGCACTcgggatactgaggcaggaggatagcttgAGCTGAGTAGGAAGACTCAGAAAAGGGGGGCTAGAAAGTAGTTGAGCTGTGGGTATCTGCTGCTCAGAACCCTGCATCAGGCAGGCAGTTCTGCTAGCCTCTAGGCCTTTCTACCACCTCCTGGCCCTCACCGAAGCAGGCCGTTCAGGGTGCTTTTTCATGTGCttggtttattttagtttggGTTTATGATATAGAgcctcatgtagctcagactggctgtGAACTCCCTGTTTAggggaggatgaccttgaactccgcTCCTCCTTCTTCCTGCAAGGCTCCACCACAGAGGATTGCTGTCTGTAAACTCACCCATTGTGTATGTGGACTGTTCATCCCATCTGGGCAGGCCCAGGCTGCCTGCCCTCATCAGGGTTCTGGCTCTCGGCTTCTGGACTCTGAGACGCTGGTCTTCCTGAGTAGGGCAGCTTCCTGGTTGAGAAAGTTCCCCTGGGTTTGGTTACCGGCTTTGGCACGAGTCCTGGCTCTGAGGACAGACGTCATTACAAATGGCTTTGTGGCCTTGGCTTTCTGCCCTATAAGATAGGGGCTTTGAAGGTCAGAGGCCCCTGACCTGTGTCACGTCTCAAAGCCAAAGAGGGTGAGATTGACAGATACCAAGCTATCTATAGCTGGGGGCTCTTATCAGAGTCAGATTTAATTACACCTGGCTCCAGGGCATAGCTTGTATGGTGTGAGGGTCCTGAGCTCCCCTGAGACGTCACTCTGGGTCATATGTTGGCAGGTTTGAGGCCCTTTATCCCTGAGAAGGACAGTCAGCACTTTGAAAACTTCCTGGAGACCATTGGCGTGAAAGATGGCCGTGGCATCATCACTGACAGCTTTGGAAGGCATCGCCGTGCCCTgagcaccacctccacctccaccaccaatGGGAACAGGACCACAGGCAGCCCTGATGACCGGTCAGCGCCGTCggagggagatgaatgggatcgcATGATCTTGGACATCAGTAGTGATATTGAAGCGCTAGGCTGCAGCATGGACCAGGACTCGGCGTGATGGGTCGTGACAGTGTCCACTTGTCTCACACAGCCATCCCAGGCCTTCCTGGACCTGGCTAGGAGCTAGGGAGGTGCTGCAGACACAGGAGGCTCCGGTGGCCAGGTCCTCTACTGTGAAGGAGTGGAGAACTGCCACAGGACATATGCCCCGGCACAGGGCGGAAGCCTCTGTGTCTTCCTCGGGGGCCCAGCAATGCCTGTAGCATATCCCCACTCGGGGAGGGCCAGTTGCAGCTGGCAGGAAGAGCCAGTTCTGTCGGCCTGGCCCTGGACAGCTGATATTTTGCACATGATTTTCCTCTTCTAACTCTCAGAGACCTTAAAAAGAAGTTTACTACAATGTGAATAATTTAATCTCCAGTtgtcaagcatttttttttctgttccagttAGCTGAAAGCCATGttgttgtgggggtgggggtgcactCCATCCTGACCCTTGTCTGTTGGACCATGAGTGCCCACAGTGTCTGATTGGTGCTTCTGCTTTGACTCTGTGAACAAGGGACAGGAGCAGACACTTTGGGAACCTCTTACTCGGCAGGGCTTCCTTTCTTTGCATTCTCTGTACAGATCGTCTCCAGGACAGTAGCAGCTCTGGCCCTTTGTGAAAGCCTCCTGGATGATCAGAAGTGAGGGTACAAGAGCTGAGGGTGGGGCTTCTGAAAGGCTGACGTGGCCCAATGGGCCTCATTCTGTCCCCTTCCCCAGTCAGCTCTTCTCCTAAGCCTTGCTGAGTTCCTTCTGGCCTCTACCCTCCAGAGCCCTTAAAGCTCTCCTAGCCACCGGAAGGAGGGAAGTGACCTGGGTTCAGGCAGCCCTAGAAAGCCAGGCTGAGGGGACAGCTTCCTATGTTGTCCACACTGGGGGAGGAAGTGCTGTGTCCTGGGCAGAAGAGCTGTGTGAGGACCAGGACCGTCTCTGGCCTGGGGTGGTTGTGGTAGAGCCCCAGGGGCCCTGTGGATACCTCAGTTGTCTCCTGGATAAGCTAGAGTATCCCTGGGGTTCTCAGCAGTATCATGGCCTCAGGACAGTATTTAACAGAATTTTCCTGTCATCTGCTATCCTGGGTCTGGTCATGGGAGCCTAGGCCAAGGCAAGAGAGTCAAGACAGTTGGGGTGGTCTCTTGATTGGCATGCAGCTAATTCTTTCCTGGATGTGTAGAGAGACCGAAGACCAAGCTGTAGTCCACCCTGTGCCCAATTATGCCCTCGTGTTCCCATGTGCACAtcagcagggtgtgtgtggaAGGGAAGGACCCGGACAGCCACACTTCTGCGGCCAGAAATGTAGGAGGAAAGGACAGGCAGGACATGGCCATGCTGCTGCAGCTGGGTCTGAGAGCCAGAGAGGGGTGAAGGAACCCTGGGGGTGATGAGGGATGTCGTGGGTACTGGGGAGACACCAGAGGGCAGTTAGGTAACAGCAGAGAACGATGGGACACTAAAGGGTGATGGTGGCATGGTGATGACGTACAGATGACAGAAGGCAGTGGGGAATGCCAGGTTCTCGGGACACTCGGGCAGTGAAGGGACATCACCCAAGGGTGATGAGACTATACCACACAACCGAGCGGACTCCAAAGGGTGATGATGTGACACTCATTTATTGGACAACAGGCTGGGGAGAGGCAGAGCGGCCCGAGCTTCCAGTCAGTAGCTACATTGTCAGTTCCTGCAGAAGAAGAGCCAGGTTAGAAGGGGCCTTTTCTGCAGGCCCGCCATAGGGGCATCTGGGCTGCGGAAGTGCTCACCATGATGGCATTGACGATGTCGCTGTGGTTGTCTCTCAGTGCCCTCACGGCCTTTGCCCTGGACACGTTGGCCTGGGCCATCACCAGCTCGATGTCAcgaagttccagcccagcctCCTCTACCTGGTGGAGGGAACAGGGAGGTGGCTTAGCTGCCTGAGGCCCGTGAGCAGGGTGCTGCCCAGGCAGAATCCCATCCTGCCCTTATTCTGCCCCCAGTCAAGTGTTGGGAGCTTCTAGGCCTcacctcctcatcttcctcctcctgctcctcgcACTCTGGCCTCACCCGGGGTCCAGGTGCCAACTCGGGGACCAGCGCTGAGGACTCTGAGGGCACCTTGAACTTCTCTGCTGCAGCTTTGTGTACTTGCTGGGACAGGTCCTCAATCTGCAGTATAGGACAGCTGTGTGAACAGAGCTCACTGACCCTGCTGGCCTTTCCCCAAACCACAACATGGCCATAGCCCTGGCCTTAACATGACAGCGTGACAGACCTTGGCCTCACCAAAGACCACATAGGTGTCGGAAGCGGGGCTCTTGAAGACATCTGGCTTGGCAATGACAAACAAGATGTTCTTGGACTTCTGGATGGTGATCCTGGTGACTCCCTGAATCTGCCGTAAGCCCAGTTTCGACATTGCCTGAGGTGGAGGGCAGGAGACTCAGACCACTTTACCTGTAACTGGGTGGCTGCCGTTCCCCGTCAGGCTGACCTCCCTCTGTAAGGGCCTCCTCAGGACATTCCAGTGTCAGGGGTGGGGTTACTAGATTTAACTCAAAGCCACAGGCTATGAGGGGTGTTCGTAAGGGTGCCTCCCTGAATACATGTCCTCTCCCAGGGCTCTCTAGGGGAGCCCTCAGCTGACCTTTCGAGCCTTCTTCTCGCTGCGGCTTTGCTTGGCTTTGGCAATGGTCTCCTCATTGCTGCCTGCTGAGCCCTGTAGGAAGGTGAAGGCTAAGCAtctgtgggggctggggaaatgcCCAGAGACCCACCCCTTTCTGGGACCAGCACCTGTGCCTGGCACTGCGCTTTCTGAGGTGGGATATCCTGCTCATCCAGCTCAGCGGACGACTCCCCGTGGCTATCCGAATGCTGGCCAGAGCCTGGggctctctgtgagtctgggggaAGGAGTGAGGTGTGAAGGCCTCTTGCTGTTGCAGAGGGTCCTCCAGTCCCATCA
It contains:
- the Ccm2 gene encoding cerebral cavernous malformations 2 protein isoform X3 is translated as MEEEGKKGKKYLGQLTSIPGYLNPSSRTEILHFIDKAKRAHQLPGHLTQEHDAVLSLSAYNVKLAWRDGEDIILRVPIHDIAAVSYVRDDAAHLVVLKTAQDPGISPSQSLCAESSRGLSAGSLSESAVGPVEACCLVIMATESKVAAEELCSLLSQVFQIVYTESTIDFLDRAIFDGASTPTHHQSLHSDDSSTKVDMKDTYDAEASTFCFSDSGDVGGLPPLPFCMQASPHSKTVSESELSTSATELLQDYMLTLRTKLSSQEIQQFAALLHEYRNGASIHEFCISLRQLYGDSRKFLLLGLRPFIPEKDSQHFENFLETIGVKDGRGIITDSFGRHRRALSTTSTSTTNGNRTTGSPDDRSAPSEGDEWDRMILDISSDIEALGCSMDQDSA